Within the Acidimicrobiales bacterium genome, the region CAGGCAGAGATCGCGTGGAGTCGCGAACCACTCGAGATCGAGGTCTCGTGGTTGATCGATCGCCACGCCGTCGGCGTTGATGAGGTCGACGGAGTTCGGATCGGCGGCCCAAGGCAGCACCGCATCGTCGATCTCTTCGAGAAGGGCCCGTCGCCCAGCTTCGTCGAGTGCCCGGTATGCGGCCGAGCTCGGATCGGCGGCGACAAACTTGAGCTGGAACAGCGCAGCCGTTGACAGCAACGGCGTGTTCGCCGCGGGATCAGACACTCCGATCCGAGCCAGGGCTGACTCGATCGAATCTCGACCCAGATACGCGATCAGGTGATCGGTAGCGCTGTTGTCGGAGATCGAAATCATCGCCATGGCCAGATCTTCGACCGATATCTCGGTTCCAGCCTCCAGCCCGAATACCTCACCATCCGGAGATGATTTGTACCTGTCTTCGACCTCGACCATGTCTGCCCAAGATGCCTCGCCCGCAGCGATTCGGTCTGCGAGGTCGGCCAGGACCCAGAGCTTGAACACCGAGCCCAGCACTACCTGATCTGCTGCGCGTATCTCGTGAAGGGCGACGCACTCGCCGTCGGTCACTTCATAGATACCGAGCGACGAGTTCGCGCCCAAAGACAGCAGGGTCTCGTCGAGCCTGTCGATGGTCAGGTCTTCGGGGAACTCGACCTCGACATCGGGTACACCCAGTAGCCCCTCGATGAGGTGTGGCTCGTCGGCGCCAACAACCAACGACACTCGCAGCCGAGCGGTGCCGTCGGCGGACACGAGCACTGCCTCTAGAGCGGTGCCGTCGGGTGACTCTGACTCGATCGACTCGATAGTGATGGGCAGGTCCATCGCTGCGGTCATCTGGGCCGCACCCTGTACCAACTGAAATGGCGGCACCTGGGCCAGGAACTCAGGCGAGAACTGCTGTTCGATCTCTTGGTCGGTGGGCGGCTCGGCTGCGTTGAGTGCCGCAACAAACCAATCCAACCGCATCCGTGCCGGCGACGACTCGGGCTCGGGCTCGGTTTCGAGTGCTGTCGAGCTGGTCGTCGCCGGTCGCTCGGACTGAGCGGTTGTGGTGACAGCGACAGAGTCGGTCGTGGGCGAGGTCTCGCCAGACGAAGACGACCCGTCGGACGAGCAGGATGCAGCCACCAAAGCAGTCACGAACACCGTCAGCATGATTCGAAGTCCCATGGCAAGAACCTATGTACGGCACCCGACCAAATCACCAGTAGGCCCACGGGACGATCCTCCGTGGAGACACGGAGCCGATCCGGCCAAGGCGATGCGACAATCGAGCGGTGGAGAATGAACCGGGAAGGGCAGCCGTCTTGTGGCCCACCCTCGTCGCGGTCGCAGCGTCGGTAGGAATCGTTGTTTGGGCTATCGCTGCACATTCGGGCACCGAAAGACCGCGAAACGATGACCTCGACGTCCTAGCCGGATCTCCTGACCCGGATCGATCGATCGCAGAGAACCACCTGGCCTGGGCCTTAGAAGTGATCAATGGGTCGGACCTGAGTGTCGCCACGGTGTCTGCGCGGTTCTCCCCGGGCTTCCTCGCCAGCATCGGACCCGACGAGTTCATAGCCGAGACTGCCTTCATCGCCGAGAACCGCCCCTATCGCCTCTATGGAATCGACACAGACGAGTCGGGTACAGCAGCAGCCGCTCTGATCTCGGATCGCACGGGCGAGACATACGCCCTCACGGTCGCAGGCTCGCCGACCGACCCGACCCGCATCGACGGTCTGCTGGTGACCCCCGTCGAGGTCGGACGAGGTCCTTTCAGCGCAGGCGAACTGGCAATACGAGCAGCCGCTGGCTTGGGTGTGATCGGGATTGGCGCCCTGTTGAGCATCCTCACGCTTCGTAGGGATTCGATCTGGGTGGTCGTCGGCGGATTGTTGTGCACCGCCCAGCTTCTCGAGATCGCGAGCCATCGGCTGCCATACACGCTCGGGCTGCTGGCTGGACCGTTAGCCATCGCCGCTTTGGCCGTGGCGGCACTCGGCACGGGCCCGAGCTCGTCGTATCGCTGGCCGAGGCGCACCCTGCTGGCGCTCGTAGGGGCGGCAACGGCCATCGCGTTGCTTCCCCTCTCCGCCATTGACACGGCCGCCGTCTCTCTGCCTGACCAGTTACTTTTTGTCTCGGGTGACGGCGATCGAGCCCGGTACCTGATCAGCCTGTCGGGTTGGACAACCGGGGCCGCGTGCGGCGCGGTGGTCCTCGCGCTGCTGCTCCAACAGTTTCGCGCCGACTGGACCAGAGATCGTGGCCTCGTCACGACCACGCTGGGTTGCGGTGTGGCCGCGACGCTGGTTGCCGTGCCGGCCGTCTCGGCGGCACTCGATCTGGGCCATGTCGATCTCTCACAACCACTCACGTTGCCGGTAGCGGCTGTTGTGGCATCGGTCGGTATCGCAGGAACCGTGTTCTGGAGTCGGTACGACCTCGGACCCGTCGCTGCGGAACTCGAAGCGGAGAACACGCTGCTGCATTCCGAGCTGGCGAATCAGCTGGCCGCCGTCCGTGCCTCTCGGGCCCGAATCGTCCACGCTGGGGACGAAGCTCGGCGCCGAATCGAGCGCGACCTGCACGACGGTGCCCAGCAAAGACTGGTGGCGATGCGCGTGTCGCTCCAGCTGGAACGCAGGCGTGTGGGCTCTGACCACGAGCTGAACGACTTCTTCGAAAGGCTCGACAGAGACCTCGAGGATGCGGTCGTCGAGCTGCGCGAACTCAGCCGCGGGTTGCACCCTGCGATTCTCGAGCGCGGCGTTGCCGCCGCAGCGCAGTCTCTGGCAGAAACCTGCTCGGTGCCTGTTGAAGTCATCGCTGCGGGCGAAGTGCGATGCCCCAGCGACGTCGAGCATGCGGCTTACTTCGTCATCAGCGAGGCACTGGCCAACGCGGGCCGACATTCCTCGGCAACACTCGTCACTGTGGGCGTCGAGCACGAAAAGGACGAGCTGCGAATCACGGTCTGCGACGATGGCGTCGGAGGCGCCAAGGCAGGCGGCGGGGCGGGATTGGTGAATCTCGAAGACAGGGTGCTGGCCCTCGGCGGCTCCTGGCACCTCCACAGCCCGCAAGGTGTTGGCACAACGATCGAGGTCAGGTTGCCATGCGCGTGATGCTGGTCGACGACGCCGTGCTGCTTCGGGAGGGCATTGCGAGCCTCCTCACCCAGGCGGGGCACGAAGTAGTAGCCCAATTCGGTGATGCCGTCGACCTCGTGACTCGAGTTGGCAACCACCGGCCCGACCTGCTTGTGGTCGATATCCGGATGCCACCAACTCACACAACAGAAGGCCTCGAGGCAGCTGTTGCCGTTCGTGCCGCACACCCCGCGGTCGGGGTGCTGGTCCTGAGCCAACACATCGAGACCCGCTACGCCCTGGACCTTCTCTCTACCGGGGCCGCTGGGGTCGGGTATCTCTTGAAAGACCGGGTCGCAGACGTCGACCATTTCCTAGACGCTCTAGGACGAATTACCTCGGGCGACACGGCAATCGACCCGGCCGTCGTGACACGGGTGGTTCAGCGCGAGCGGCGGAACAACCCGATCGATCGCCTGAGCCAACGCGAGCAAGAGGTCTTGTCCTTGATGGCCGAGGGCTACACGAACACCTCGATCGCTGGCCAGCTGGTCCTGAATCTGCGCACCGTCGAGACCCACGTGGGCAACATCTTCCAGAAGCTGGACCTCGTGCCAGAGCCCGACGTTCACCGCCGTGTTCAGGCGGTGCTCACCTACTTGGCAAACAGTCCGGCTTGACCAGTCACCGATAGCTTGCGCTAGGTGTCCTTGAACCCGTTCGCACGTTCGAGTCTGACGATTGCGCTCGCCTTGATCCTCGCCACGGCGTGTAGTGCCGACGAAGGCGCGGCGCCCATAGGCACCACAACCTCGAGCATCGCCGAGTCCGTCGACCCCGACCTCGGTCGAACCGGCCCCGAAGTGCGCAACTACATCTTCGGACACAGCCTGATCGTCCACGCCGAACCCCTCGAGCCCGCCGGACCAGACGAGACCACGGTCCCCCACTGGCTCGGCCTTCTGGCTGAGGCCGACGCAAACAGCTATCGAGTGGACGGTCAGTACGGATTCCTCCGCAGCCACGCCGAGCTCGGCCCCCAACCACAGTGGGGATTCGCCAACGTGGCAGGGGTCTGGGATGTCGACTCAGGGATGTCATTCGGCGATGCCGACTTCACACACGTGTTGTTGACGCCGGCCAACTTCATCCAGGGGCAGGCTGCCGATGCTCCGTTCGAGGACGACCCGTCAGGCCCGTCGCCCCTTTCGACGACACTCGAGATCATCGACAAAGTGGTGGCCGCCGAGCCCGGTGTAGAGATCTTGATCTACGAAAACTGGCCCGACCTGGCTGCCTTCTCTCAGTTCCCTCCCGACGAGCGAGCGCTCGCGGCCTACCACGAGTACACCGCGACAGGATTCCACGAGTGGTGGATCGCCTACGTCGGTGCGCTGCAGTCGGCCCGCCCCGATGTTGCAATCGAGCTCGTTCCCGTGGGCTCGACCATCGCCCGCCTGCTGAGCACCTCGCCGTGGGATCAGATACCGGTGATCGAGCTCTACGAGGACGACGCGCCCCACGGGCGCCCCACCATCTACTTCCTCGCGGCGCTCATCACCTACTCGCACCTGTTCGGAAGCGAACCGCCGACGAGCTTCGAAGCGCCGCCATCGGTTCACCCGCTGATTCGTGACGACCTTGCGACGGTAATCACCCAACTCCGCTAGCTCGTGATCAGCTGTGAGCGAGCCAGTTCAGGGGTACGGATCACCATGCATAGGCCTCCGGGGCCGCGCCTGGGCCGGGAAAGATCTGATCGATGCGGTCGAGCATGTCGGCATCGAGTTCGAGGTCGACCGCTTCGAGGGCGGCATCGAGCTGGGCTTCGGTGCGCGGACCGACGATGGGCGCAGTGACCCCGGGCGCTTGCACGAGCCAGGCGGTGGCGACGGTGGCCGGCGAGTGGCCCAGGTCTGAACAGAGCGATTCCCACGCCTCGAGCGCCGGACGCATGGCCTCGAATCGAGCAAACCGATCGACCCCCGGGTCGAACTGCACCCACACTTCTAGGCGCATTCCGCATCGAGACGTCGCTTGGTCATACCTCCAGAAGGGCCCTTCCCTCGATGCGGCCCGCCTTCAGGTCGGCCAC harbors:
- a CDS encoding serine hydrolase, with the translated sequence MGLRIMLTVFVTALVAASCSSDGSSSSGETSPTTDSVAVTTTAQSERPATTSSTALETEPEPESSPARMRLDWFVAALNAAEPPTDQEIEQQFSPEFLAQVPPFQLVQGAAQMTAAMDLPITIESIESESPDGTALEAVLVSADGTARLRVSLVVGADEPHLIEGLLGVPDVEVEFPEDLTIDRLDETLLSLGANSSLGIYEVTDGECVALHEIRAADQVVLGSVFKLWVLADLADRIAAGEASWADMVEVEDRYKSSPDGEVFGLEAGTEISVEDLAMAMISISDNSATDHLIAYLGRDSIESALARIGVSDPAANTPLLSTAALFQLKFVAADPSSAAYRALDEAGRRALLEEIDDAVLPWAADPNSVDLINADGVAIDQPRDLDLEWFATPRDLCLTHVYLAKQAEQPGLEPVAEILEANPGLGLPFDRGRWPVIRFKGGSEPGVIAGAWWFEGDDGRRYVVAGGVSDPNRTVDEVEASVALASAVTLLG
- a CDS encoding Cpe/LpqF family protein (Related to clavulanate biosynthesis protein Cpe, which has an isomerase-like N-terminal domain and a beta-lactamase-like C-terminal domain.), encoding MENEPGRAAVLWPTLVAVAASVGIVVWAIAAHSGTERPRNDDLDVLAGSPDPDRSIAENHLAWALEVINGSDLSVATVSARFSPGFLASIGPDEFIAETAFIAENRPYRLYGIDTDESGTAAAALISDRTGETYALTVAGSPTDPTRIDGLLVTPVEVGRGPFSAGELAIRAAAGLGVIGIGALLSILTLRRDSIWVVVGGLLCTAQLLEIASHRLPYTLGLLAGPLAIAALAVAALGTGPSSSYRWPRRTLLALVGAATAIALLPLSAIDTAAVSLPDQLLFVSGDGDRARYLISLSGWTTGAACGAVVLALLLQQFRADWTRDRGLVTTTLGCGVAATLVAVPAVSAALDLGHVDLSQPLTLPVAAVVASVGIAGTVFWSRYDLGPVAAELEAENTLLHSELANQLAAVRASRARIVHAGDEARRRIERDLHDGAQQRLVAMRVSLQLERRRVGSDHELNDFFERLDRDLEDAVVELRELSRGLHPAILERGVAAAAQSLAETCSVPVEVIAAGEVRCPSDVEHAAYFVISEALANAGRHSSATLVTVGVEHEKDELRITVCDDGVGGAKAGGGAGLVNLEDRVLALGGSWHLHSPQGVGTTIEVRLPCA
- a CDS encoding response regulator transcription factor; its protein translation is MRVMLVDDAVLLREGIASLLTQAGHEVVAQFGDAVDLVTRVGNHRPDLLVVDIRMPPTHTTEGLEAAVAVRAAHPAVGVLVLSQHIETRYALDLLSTGAAGVGYLLKDRVADVDHFLDALGRITSGDTAIDPAVVTRVVQRERRNNPIDRLSQREQEVLSLMAEGYTNTSIAGQLVLNLRTVETHVGNIFQKLDLVPEPDVHRRVQAVLTYLANSPA
- a CDS encoding aldo/keto reductase, with protein sequence MQFDPGVDRFARFEAMRPALEAWESLCSDLGHSPATVATAWLVQAPGVTAPIVGPRTEAQLDAALEAVDLELDADMLDRIDQIFPGPGAAPEAYAW